The Streptomyces sp. HSG2 genome has a segment encoding these proteins:
- a CDS encoding mechanosensitive ion channel family protein has translation MTRALTMDDLVPAGVVLAAGVVGALLLRLLMRWLAGHAGRTRWSGDDIIVDALRTIVPWTAVAGGVAGAAAVLPLTGSVRHHTHQTLTVLLIFVATLSAARVVAELVRTVTVSRSGVAGSATIFMTITRILVLAIGFLVVLQTLGISIAPLLTALGVGGLAVALALQDTLANLFAGIHILASKTVQPGDYIQLSSGEEGYVEDINWRQTTVRELSNNLVVIPNGQLARSNMTNYMRPEQKLTILVQVGVAYDSDLDHVERVTADVVTEVMTEITGAVPEHEPAVRFHTFGDSRIGFTVILGVGEFSDQYRIKHEFVKRLHRRYRAEGIHIPAPARTVALRQGSVVVPHQRTQATDPTGDPEGGADHPTGPRSNKDRPRDILMSSNVADVERSTR, from the coding sequence GTGACCCGTGCCCTCACCATGGACGACCTCGTCCCGGCCGGCGTCGTCCTGGCCGCCGGAGTAGTGGGGGCCTTGCTGCTCCGACTGCTGATGCGCTGGCTGGCCGGGCACGCCGGCCGCACGCGCTGGAGCGGTGACGACATCATCGTGGACGCCCTGCGCACCATCGTGCCGTGGACCGCCGTCGCGGGCGGCGTGGCGGGGGCGGCGGCGGTCCTGCCGCTGACCGGATCGGTCCGGCACCACACGCATCAGACGCTGACGGTGCTGCTGATCTTCGTCGCCACCCTGTCCGCCGCCCGGGTCGTGGCCGAGCTGGTGCGCACGGTGACCGTGTCCCGCTCGGGGGTCGCAGGATCGGCCACCATCTTCATGACCATCACGCGGATCCTGGTCCTGGCGATCGGCTTCCTCGTGGTCCTGCAGACCCTGGGGATCTCCATAGCGCCACTGCTCACCGCGCTCGGCGTGGGCGGCCTCGCGGTGGCGCTGGCCCTCCAGGACACCCTCGCCAACCTGTTCGCCGGGATCCACATCCTCGCCTCGAAGACCGTCCAGCCCGGCGACTACATCCAGCTCAGCAGCGGCGAGGAAGGATACGTCGAGGACATCAACTGGCGCCAGACCACGGTCCGGGAGCTGTCCAACAACCTCGTGGTGATCCCCAACGGCCAACTGGCCCGGTCGAACATGACCAACTACATGCGCCCCGAGCAGAAGCTGACCATCCTCGTGCAGGTCGGCGTCGCCTACGACAGCGACCTGGACCACGTGGAACGGGTCACCGCGGACGTCGTGACCGAGGTCATGACGGAGATCACCGGCGCGGTGCCGGAGCACGAGCCCGCGGTCCGCTTCCACACCTTCGGGGACTCGCGGATCGGCTTCACCGTCATCCTGGGCGTCGGCGAGTTCAGCGACCAGTACCGGATCAAGCACGAGTTCGTGAAGCGGCTGCACCGGCGCTACCGCGCGGAGGGGATCCACATCCCGGCGCCCGCCCGCACCGTCGCGCTGCGTCAGGGGTCCGTGGTCGTGCCGCACCAACGGACCCAGGCCACGGACCCGACCGGCGACCCCGAGGGCGGGGCGGACCACCCGACGGGACCCCGGTCGAACAAGGATCGACCAAGAGATATCTTGATGTCGAGCAATGTTGCAGACGTGGAGCGGAGCACCCGGTGA
- a CDS encoding NADP-dependent isocitrate dehydrogenase, translating into MTDSTIIYTHTDEAPALATYSFLPVIRAYAAQAGVPVETRDISLAGRVIAAFPEYLSEDQRIPDALAELGRLAGTPAANIIKLPNISASIPQLKAAVAELRSQGYALPEYPDDPKTDEEREIRARYDKIKGSAVNPVLREGNSDRRAPASVKSYARSHPHRMGAWTADSRTDVATMGADDFRSTEKSAVIPEDGTLRIELKGDDGSTTVLRESVPVTAGEVVDASVMRVAALREFLTAQVARAKEEGVLFSVHLKATMMKVSDPIVFGHVVRAFFPETFARHGERLAAAGLTPNDGLGGIHKGLESLPDGAEIKASFDAELAAGPALAMVDSDRGITNLHVPSDVIIDASMPAMIRTSGHMWGPDGQEHDALAVIPDSSYAGVYQAVIEDCKANGAYDPATMGSVPNVGLMARKAEEYGSHDKTFEIPVTGTVRLVDQAGNAVLEQTVSAGDVFRACQTKDAPIKDWVKLAVARARATGDPAVFWLDPSRAHDANLIEKVRRYLPEHDTEGLDISILSPVEATELSVRRIRRGENTISVTGNVLRDYLTDLFPILELGTSAKMLSVVPLMAGGGLFETGAGGSAPKHVQQLVKENYLRWDSLGEFFALVPSLEHYAQTTGNARARVLADALDRATATFLDEDKSPTRRLGGIDNRGSHFYLSLYWARELAAQTDDAELAAIFAPLARKLADGERAIVEELTAVQGSPVEIGGYYQPDPAKAAAVMRPSATWNAALASLG; encoded by the coding sequence GTGACTGACTCGACCATCATCTACACCCACACTGACGAGGCCCCGGCCCTGGCCACGTATTCCTTCCTGCCGGTGATCCGGGCCTACGCCGCGCAGGCGGGCGTCCCGGTGGAGACCCGTGACATCTCGCTGGCCGGACGCGTCATCGCCGCCTTCCCGGAGTACCTCTCCGAGGACCAGCGGATCCCCGACGCGCTGGCGGAGCTGGGGCGTCTCGCGGGCACCCCCGCCGCCAACATCATCAAGCTGCCCAACATCTCCGCCTCGATTCCGCAGCTCAAGGCCGCCGTGGCCGAGCTTCGATCCCAGGGCTACGCACTGCCCGAGTACCCGGACGACCCGAAGACGGACGAGGAGCGGGAGATCCGCGCCCGCTACGACAAGATCAAGGGCTCTGCGGTCAACCCCGTGCTCCGCGAGGGCAACTCCGACCGCCGCGCGCCCGCCTCGGTCAAGAGCTACGCCCGGTCGCACCCGCACCGCATGGGTGCCTGGACCGCCGATTCCAGGACGGACGTGGCGACGATGGGCGCCGACGACTTCCGTTCCACCGAGAAGTCCGCGGTGATCCCCGAGGACGGGACGCTGCGCATCGAACTGAAGGGCGACGACGGCTCCACCACCGTGCTGCGCGAGTCGGTTCCGGTCACGGCCGGTGAGGTCGTCGACGCCTCCGTGATGCGGGTCGCCGCCCTCCGCGAGTTCCTCACCGCCCAGGTGGCCCGGGCCAAGGAGGAGGGCGTACTGTTCTCCGTCCACCTCAAGGCCACGATGATGAAGGTCTCCGACCCGATCGTCTTCGGACACGTGGTGCGCGCCTTCTTCCCCGAGACCTTCGCACGCCACGGCGAGCGGCTCGCCGCGGCCGGTCTCACCCCGAACGACGGCCTGGGCGGCATCCACAAGGGCCTGGAGTCGCTGCCGGACGGCGCCGAGATCAAGGCGTCCTTCGACGCCGAACTCGCCGCGGGCCCGGCGCTCGCCATGGTCGACTCCGACCGGGGGATCACCAACCTGCACGTGCCGTCCGACGTCATCATCGACGCCTCCATGCCGGCCATGATCCGCACCTCCGGTCACATGTGGGGGCCGGACGGGCAGGAGCACGACGCTCTCGCGGTGATCCCCGACTCCTCCTACGCCGGCGTGTACCAGGCCGTGATCGAGGACTGCAAGGCCAACGGGGCCTACGACCCGGCCACCATGGGTTCGGTGCCCAACGTGGGACTGATGGCGCGGAAGGCCGAGGAGTACGGCAGCCACGACAAGACCTTCGAGATCCCCGTCACCGGCACCGTCCGCCTCGTCGACCAGGCCGGCAACGCCGTACTGGAGCAGACCGTCTCCGCCGGGGACGTCTTCCGCGCCTGCCAGACCAAGGACGCCCCGATCAAGGACTGGGTGAAGCTGGCCGTCGCCCGCGCCCGCGCCACCGGCGACCCGGCGGTCTTCTGGCTGGACCCCTCCCGCGCCCACGACGCCAACCTCATCGAGAAGGTCCGCCGCTACCTCCCCGAGCACGACACCGAGGGCCTGGACATCAGCATCCTGTCCCCGGTGGAGGCGACCGAGCTCTCGGTGCGGCGGATCCGGCGCGGCGAGAACACCATCTCCGTCACGGGCAACGTGCTCCGCGACTATCTCACCGACCTCTTCCCGATCCTGGAGCTGGGCACCAGCGCCAAGATGCTGTCCGTGGTTCCCCTGATGGCGGGCGGCGGTCTGTTCGAGACCGGCGCCGGGGGCTCCGCGCCCAAGCACGTCCAGCAGCTCGTCAAGGAGAACTACCTGCGCTGGGACTCCCTCGGCGAGTTCTTCGCGCTGGTGCCGTCGCTGGAGCACTACGCCCAGACCACCGGCAACGCGCGGGCCCGGGTGCTCGCCGACGCCCTCGACCGCGCGACTGCCACGTTCCTCGACGAGGACAAGTCGCCGACCCGGCGACTGGGCGGCATCGACAACCGCGGCAGCCACTTCTACCTGTCGCTGTACTGGGCCCGGGAGCTGGCCGCGCAGACCGACGACGCGGAGCTGGCCGCGATCTTCGCCCCCCTCGCCCGGAAGCTCGCCGACGGCGAGCGGGCGATCGTCGAGGAACTGACGGCCGTCCAGGGCTCCCCTGTCGAGATCGGCGGCTACTACCAGCCCGACCCGGCCAAGGCCGCCGCCGTCATGCGCCCTTCGGCCACCTGGAACGCGGCGCTGGCCTCGCTGGGCTGA
- a CDS encoding FAD-dependent monooxygenase, whose amino-acid sequence MSSDTDHRTPVLVVGGSLVGLSLSLFLGRLGVPHILVERHAATSAHPRGRGNNVRTMELFRVAGIEPAIRSAASALAGNRGILRTPSLSGAEERWLLRHVDAAAGAGPLSPTSWCLCSQNDLEPVLRDAARELGGDLRFSTELLAFEQDARGVTALLRDRDTGRHRTVRADHLVAADGPRSTVRDRLGIRSTGPGDLFHSVSVVFRSKTLADVVGDRRFVVCYLTDPQAEGALLPVDNREHWVFHAPWHPELGERPEHFTPERCARHIRRATGVPGLDVEVTGTASWRAAERIADTFAADRVFLAGDAAHQMPPTGAFGSNTGIQDAHNLAWKLAAVRAGWAGPALLDTYDAERRPVARATAARASARSREHGHPGCPRDTHAAGTADRAGGMAEAVLGYRYTRGAVLGASCEGAVFTTTLGAPAGPGERAPHLWLRGDPSRPGRSSTLDLYERSMVLLSSADDTTGWHAAARDLAREGSVRLASHPIGVGADLRPADGADWTRSHGITVDGAVLVRPDGFVAWRSPGPVTDPGAELRRVLARVLRRD is encoded by the coding sequence ATGTCCTCAGACACCGACCACCGGACCCCCGTCCTCGTCGTGGGCGGATCCCTGGTGGGTCTGTCCCTCTCCCTCTTCCTCGGGCGTCTCGGAGTGCCGCACATCCTGGTCGAGCGGCACGCGGCGACCTCGGCGCACCCGCGGGGCCGGGGCAACAACGTCCGGACGATGGAGCTGTTCCGGGTGGCGGGGATCGAGCCGGCGATCCGATCGGCGGCCTCGGCGCTGGCGGGCAACCGAGGCATCCTCCGCACGCCGTCGCTGTCCGGCGCGGAGGAGCGGTGGTTGCTCCGCCACGTCGACGCCGCCGCCGGAGCGGGGCCGCTCAGCCCCACCTCGTGGTGCCTGTGCAGTCAGAACGACCTCGAACCCGTCCTACGGGACGCGGCCCGGGAACTCGGTGGCGACCTCCGATTCTCCACGGAACTGCTCGCCTTCGAACAGGACGCGCGGGGCGTGACCGCCCTCCTGCGCGACCGGGACACCGGCAGGCACCGGACCGTCCGCGCCGACCACCTCGTGGCCGCGGACGGACCGCGCAGCACCGTCCGCGACCGGCTCGGCATCCGCTCGACCGGACCCGGCGACCTCTTCCACAGCGTCAGCGTCGTCTTCCGTTCCAAGACGCTCGCCGACGTCGTCGGAGACCGCCGCTTCGTCGTGTGCTATCTGACGGACCCCCAGGCCGAGGGCGCGCTGCTCCCCGTCGACAACCGGGAGCACTGGGTCTTCCACGCCCCCTGGCACCCGGAACTCGGCGAGAGGCCCGAGCACTTCACGCCCGAGCGGTGCGCCCGGCACATCCGCCGGGCGACCGGGGTGCCCGGGCTCGACGTGGAGGTCACCGGGACGGCCTCCTGGCGCGCCGCCGAACGGATCGCCGACACCTTCGCGGCCGATCGGGTGTTCCTCGCCGGTGACGCGGCCCATCAGATGCCCCCGACCGGGGCGTTCGGCTCCAACACCGGCATCCAGGACGCCCACAACCTGGCCTGGAAGCTCGCCGCGGTACGGGCCGGCTGGGCGGGGCCCGCCCTGCTCGACACCTACGACGCCGAGCGTCGCCCGGTGGCCCGGGCCACCGCCGCCCGCGCCTCGGCCCGTTCACGCGAGCACGGCCACCCCGGATGTCCCCGCGACACCCACGCCGCCGGGACCGCGGACCGCGCGGGCGGGATGGCGGAGGCGGTCTTGGGCTACCGCTACACCCGAGGCGCGGTGCTCGGCGCGTCGTGCGAGGGGGCCGTCTTCACGACCACGCTCGGCGCCCCCGCCGGGCCGGGCGAACGCGCTCCCCATCTGTGGCTGCGCGGAGACCCGTCCCGTCCGGGTCGCTCCTCCACTCTCGACCTGTACGAGCGGTCGATGGTCCTCCTCAGCTCGGCCGACGACACCACGGGGTGGCACGCCGCCGCGCGGGATCTGGCCCGTGAGGGGTCCGTACGGCTCGCCTCCCATCCCATCGGCGTGGGCGCCGACCTCCGTCCGGCCGACGGCGCGGACTGGACCAGGTCACACGGCATCACCGTCGACGGGGCGGTCCTGGTGCGCCCGGACGGCTTCGTGGCCTGGCGTTCTCCGGGACCGGTGACGGACCCCGGCGCGGAGTTGCGGCGGGTCCTGGCCCGTGTGCTGAGAAGGGACTGA
- a CDS encoding SchA/CurD-like domain-containing protein: MTMLDEAKQPLPREGSERVSQSVFDDSTLRVVLLLDLYDGAQQRFLETYERLRRHVASVPGHVGEQLCQSIENPSQWLITSEWESAPPFLAWVNSEEHVQMVRPLHRCVRDTRSLRFHVLRETGGATSDAGRTRPQPSPRVGDGVIRHALTFAVKPGSEPTVARLLADYPSPDPRVDDTTRLCRTSVFMHGRHVVRFVEVRGDLLAALRHIAGRPEVRALEEAVNPYLEQERDLGDPESARVFFTRAALTAVHHVRTSGPVPGHARRHALYYPARQGHGTRLARLLARHAEAVASDALSPIRNSTVFQRDDFVVRLIDVLGGIDDTPALSLGLQDPADVSELLSHLDTRALGVDAADDDGVGRLLVAAGMTTVTDRRAADG, translated from the coding sequence ATGACCATGTTGGATGAAGCCAAGCAGCCGCTGCCGCGCGAGGGGTCGGAGCGGGTCTCGCAGTCCGTCTTCGACGACTCCACGCTCCGGGTCGTCCTTCTCCTGGATCTCTACGACGGGGCGCAGCAGCGGTTTCTGGAGACCTACGAGCGGTTGCGTCGACACGTGGCCTCGGTGCCGGGCCATGTCGGCGAGCAGTTGTGCCAGTCGATCGAGAACCCTTCGCAGTGGCTCATCACCAGCGAGTGGGAGAGCGCTCCTCCCTTCCTCGCCTGGGTGAACAGCGAGGAACACGTCCAGATGGTCCGCCCGCTGCACCGATGTGTGCGGGACACCAGGTCGCTGCGGTTCCACGTCCTGCGGGAGACCGGTGGCGCGACCTCCGACGCGGGGCGGACCCGCCCGCAGCCCTCGCCGAGGGTCGGCGACGGGGTCATCCGACACGCGCTCACCTTCGCCGTCAAGCCGGGCAGCGAGCCGACCGTGGCCCGGTTGCTCGCCGACTACCCGTCGCCCGATCCGCGGGTGGACGACACCACGCGGCTGTGCCGCACCTCGGTGTTCATGCACGGTCGGCACGTCGTCCGGTTCGTCGAGGTGCGTGGTGATCTGCTGGCGGCGCTGCGGCACATCGCCGGACGGCCCGAGGTGCGGGCCCTGGAGGAGGCCGTCAACCCCTACCTGGAGCAGGAGCGCGACCTCGGTGACCCGGAGTCGGCCCGGGTCTTCTTCACACGGGCCGCGCTGACGGCGGTGCACCACGTGCGCACCAGCGGGCCCGTGCCGGGGCACGCGCGCCGGCACGCGCTGTACTACCCGGCTCGGCAGGGTCACGGGACGCGGCTGGCACGTCTGTTGGCTCGGCACGCCGAGGCGGTGGCATCCGACGCACTCAGTCCGATCCGCAACTCGACGGTCTTCCAGCGCGACGACTTCGTGGTGCGCCTGATCGACGTGCTGGGCGGCATCGACGACACGCCTGCCCTGTCGCTGGGGCTCCAGGACCCCGCCGACGTGTCCGAGCTCCTGTCCCACCTGGACACACGGGCCCTGGGAGTCGACGCCGCCGACGACGACGGCGTCGGTCGGCTGCTGGTCGCCGCGGGCATGACGACGGTCACGGATCGCAGAGCGGCCGACGGCTGA
- a CDS encoding methyltransferase: MRLRELVFGAAQAAAVRAAARLGVADALGETPATAEDLARSVKTEPAPLRRLLRALACHGVFVENPDGTFGHTDMSRLLREDEPRSLRAISLWCTEPWTWDAWPRLDEAVRTGGDVVRDLYGKGFFEYLHQDAPESADVFNRAMTTSSAQSARDVADCLDLSDRSSVADIGGGQGHVVVSLLEKYPTMRGALLDLPDVVENADPRLRDGGPLAERTRIVPGDCREAVPVRADVYVIKNILEWDDASTGRVLRNVIAAGGPGTRVVVIENLIDDTPSMKFTTAMDLLLLLNVGGAKHTMRGMTERLRGAGLLIDEIRPVNPYLHAFDCTVPG, translated from the coding sequence ATGCGGCTGCGGGAACTCGTCTTCGGCGCGGCCCAGGCCGCCGCCGTGCGCGCGGCGGCCCGACTCGGCGTGGCCGACGCGCTGGGCGAGACGCCCGCGACCGCGGAGGACCTCGCCCGTTCCGTCAAGACCGAACCCGCCCCACTGCGGAGGCTGCTGCGAGCCCTGGCCTGCCACGGAGTCTTCGTCGAGAACCCGGACGGCACGTTCGGGCACACCGACATGTCCCGGCTGCTGCGCGAGGACGAACCGCGGAGCCTGCGCGCCATCTCCCTGTGGTGCACCGAACCCTGGACGTGGGACGCATGGCCCCGGCTCGACGAGGCGGTGCGCACCGGCGGTGACGTGGTCCGGGACCTGTACGGCAAGGGGTTCTTCGAATACCTCCACCAGGACGCCCCCGAATCGGCCGATGTCTTCAACCGGGCGATGACCACCTCCAGCGCACAGTCGGCGCGAGACGTCGCGGACTGCCTGGACCTGTCCGACCGTTCGTCGGTCGCCGACATCGGAGGCGGCCAAGGGCACGTGGTAGTGAGCCTCCTGGAGAAGTACCCGACGATGCGCGGGGCGCTCCTCGATCTGCCGGACGTCGTGGAGAACGCCGATCCGCGACTCCGCGACGGCGGCCCTCTGGCGGAGCGCACGCGGATCGTGCCCGGAGACTGCCGGGAGGCCGTTCCGGTGCGCGCCGACGTCTACGTCATCAAGAACATCCTGGAGTGGGACGACGCCAGCACCGGCCGGGTGCTGCGGAACGTCATCGCGGCGGGTGGGCCCGGAACCCGGGTCGTGGTCATCGAGAACCTGATCGACGACACCCCATCGATGAAGTTCACCACCGCCATGGACCTGCTGCTCCTCCTCAACGTCGGCGGCGCGAAGCACACCATGCGCGGCATGACCGAACGGCTGCGCGGAGCGGGCCTGCTGATCGACGAGATCCGCCCGGTCAACCCGTACCTGCACGCCTTCGACTGCACCGTTCCCGGCTGA
- a CDS encoding right-handed parallel beta-helix repeat-containing protein produces MMRRQITSLACATVAVVAATGAAVPAAGPTTHRVQPGQSIQQVVDAAKPGDTVVLSAGTYRESVRVTTSRLTLRGMGPATVLKPGPEGTGNACARAGNGICVEGTDDDPVTGTTIRSLTLSGFARDGLLATRTDKLTVRRTTVEENGQRGIAIERSLRSVVRHNTARANGDAGVFLANATDEEAGATDTRGTVVEHNILQDNRIGTIVRRLRNLTVEHNVITGNCAALFVVGDENEPRAGNLTVSGNIVHRNNKYCPATERLPFMQGVGIVLTGAEDTLVTRNQVTDNQGTSPMSGGIVLYRNFVGALSEDNTVSRNIVTGNAPEDLINVATGEGNTFQSNSCGLSRPAGMC; encoded by the coding sequence ATGATGAGACGCCAGATCACCAGCCTTGCCTGCGCCACCGTGGCCGTGGTCGCCGCGACGGGTGCCGCCGTCCCGGCCGCCGGTCCCACGACCCACCGCGTGCAGCCGGGCCAATCCATCCAACAGGTCGTCGACGCCGCCAAGCCGGGGGACACCGTCGTGCTCTCAGCGGGCACCTACCGGGAGAGCGTCCGGGTGACCACCTCCCGGCTGACCCTCCGGGGCATGGGCCCGGCCACCGTACTCAAGCCGGGCCCGGAGGGAACCGGCAACGCCTGCGCGCGGGCGGGCAACGGCATCTGCGTGGAGGGCACGGACGACGACCCCGTCACCGGCACCACCATCCGCTCCCTGACCCTGTCCGGGTTCGCCCGGGACGGCCTCCTGGCGACCCGTACGGACAAGCTGACCGTGCGTCGGACGACGGTCGAGGAGAACGGTCAACGCGGAATCGCTATCGAACGGTCCCTGCGCTCGGTGGTCCGCCACAACACGGCCCGCGCCAACGGCGACGCGGGGGTCTTCCTGGCCAACGCGACCGACGAGGAAGCGGGGGCCACGGACACCCGGGGGACGGTCGTCGAGCACAACATCCTCCAGGACAACCGCATCGGGACCATCGTCCGGCGACTGCGGAACCTCACCGTCGAGCACAACGTCATCACCGGCAACTGCGCCGCCCTGTTCGTCGTCGGCGACGAGAACGAGCCCCGGGCCGGAAACCTCACCGTCAGCGGCAACATCGTCCACCGGAACAACAAGTACTGCCCGGCGACCGAGCGGCTGCCCTTCATGCAGGGCGTCGGCATCGTCCTCACCGGCGCCGAGGACACCCTGGTGACCCGGAACCAGGTGACGGACAACCAGGGCACCTCTCCGATGTCCGGCGGCATCGTGCTCTACCGGAACTTCGTGGGCGCGCTCAGCGAGGACAACACCGTCAGCCGCAACATCGTGACCGGAAACGCCCCCGAGGACCTGATCAACGTGGCCACCGGAGAGGGCAACACCTTCCAGTCCAACTCCTGCGGCCTCTCACGGCCCGCCGGGATGTGCTGA
- a CDS encoding VOC family protein, with product MTSRLNPYLTFDGDARQAMEFYERVFGGDLTLHTFGSLGEMEATQADKIMHGALETPSGFTLMGADTPPGMRRSQGNSQSVCLNGDDETELRGYWDKLSVGATVAVPLEKQNWGDVYGMCTDRFGVPWMVNINVP from the coding sequence ATGACCTCACGTCTCAACCCGTACCTCACCTTCGACGGCGACGCGCGTCAGGCGATGGAGTTCTACGAGCGTGTGTTCGGCGGCGATCTCACCCTGCACACGTTCGGCTCGCTGGGCGAGATGGAGGCGACCCAGGCGGACAAGATCATGCACGGAGCCTTGGAGACGCCCTCCGGCTTCACCCTGATGGGCGCCGACACGCCTCCCGGGATGCGCCGCAGCCAGGGCAACAGCCAGTCGGTCTGTCTCAATGGCGACGACGAGACGGAACTGCGTGGGTACTGGGACAAGCTGTCGGTGGGCGCGACGGTAGCCGTGCCGCTGGAGAAGCAGAACTGGGGCGACGTGTACGGCATGTGCACGGACCGTTTCGGCGTTCCGTGGATGGTGAACATCAACGTTCCCTGA
- a CDS encoding DUF309 domain-containing protein produces the protein MDGNSPDRPGNHRASAAKPGARDRDGAGRARNARPRDGLGRPLPHDARGVPRQPEGVVRAPEATVAEAQRLLDEGKPFHAHEVFEDAWKSGPEDERELWRGLAQLCVGLTHTARGNSAGGDRLLRRGAATVEEWGRRHGGERPHGIALGPLVAWARALASEVATGPGTPPTAVPVPRLRG, from the coding sequence ATGGACGGCAACAGCCCCGACAGGCCGGGGAACCACCGGGCATCGGCCGCGAAGCCAGGGGCGCGCGACCGTGACGGAGCGGGACGGGCCCGCAACGCACGACCCCGGGACGGCCTGGGGCGCCCCCTCCCCCACGACGCGCGGGGCGTGCCCCGACAACCCGAGGGGGTGGTGCGCGCGCCGGAGGCGACTGTCGCCGAGGCTCAACGTCTGCTCGACGAGGGCAAACCCTTCCACGCGCACGAGGTGTTCGAGGACGCGTGGAAATCCGGCCCCGAGGACGAGCGCGAGCTGTGGCGTGGTCTGGCGCAGCTGTGCGTGGGGCTGACCCACACGGCCCGGGGGAACTCCGCGGGCGGTGATCGGCTGTTGCGACGCGGGGCCGCGACGGTCGAGGAGTGGGGACGCCGACACGGTGGGGAGCGGCCCCACGGGATCGCGCTCGGCCCGTTGGTCGCGTGGGCCCGCGCCCTGGCGTCCGAGGTGGCGACCGGCCCGGGCACGCCCCCGACGGCGGTCCCCGTCCCCAGGCTCCGCGGCTGA
- the cobF gene encoding precorrin-6A synthase (deacetylating) has product MRKIHVIGIGAGDPEQLTLQAVRALRDTDVFFVLDKGEAKADLTALRRDILAAHVPEGTYRVVRARDPERDRRAGGTAYAPAVGDWRGARADIYERLITEQLDADGTGAFLVWGDPSLYDSTLGILEELLDRGTVSFEYDVVPGISSVSSLMARHRTTLNRVGRPVQITTGRRLAEGYPRETDDVVVMLDAHQAFRRYVDQDVDIYWGAYLGTADEILVSGPLGEVAPRIERLRAEARERKGWIMDTYLLRRDPGCD; this is encoded by the coding sequence GTGCGGAAGATCCATGTCATCGGAATCGGAGCGGGCGACCCGGAGCAGCTGACCCTGCAGGCGGTCCGGGCGCTGCGGGACACGGACGTGTTCTTCGTCCTGGACAAGGGGGAGGCCAAAGCGGACCTGACGGCACTGCGCCGGGACATCCTGGCAGCACACGTGCCGGAGGGGACGTACCGGGTCGTGCGGGCGCGCGATCCGGAGCGGGACCGGCGGGCCGGCGGAACCGCGTACGCCCCCGCCGTCGGGGACTGGCGCGGAGCCCGTGCCGACATCTACGAGCGACTGATCACCGAGCAGCTCGACGCCGACGGGACCGGGGCGTTCCTGGTCTGGGGCGACCCCTCGCTGTACGACAGCACGCTGGGGATCCTGGAGGAGCTGCTCGACCGAGGGACCGTGTCCTTCGAGTACGACGTGGTGCCCGGCATCAGCAGCGTCTCGTCCCTGATGGCGAGGCACCGCACGACGTTGAACCGCGTCGGGCGCCCCGTGCAGATCACCACCGGGCGCCGGCTCGCCGAGGGCTACCCGCGCGAGACCGACGACGTGGTCGTGATGCTCGACGCCCACCAGGCGTTCCGACGGTACGTCGACCAGGACGTGGACATCTACTGGGGCGCCTACCTGGGCACCGCCGACGAGATACTCGTCTCGGGCCCGTTGGGCGAGGTGGCGCCCCGGATCGAGCGACTGCGCGCGGAGGCCAGGGAACGCAAGGGCTGGATCATGGACACCTATCTGCTGCGGCGCGATCCAGGGTGCGACTGA
- a CDS encoding cobalt-precorrin-6A reductase: MSAHVLVLGGTTEARVLVADLAGRAGVRVTTSLAGRVGRPGPLAGEVRTGGFGGPEGLAAWLRAHRVTALVDATHPFAQAITAHAVRAAESAAVPLVVVRRPGWCPVPGDRWHPVESLAEAAELLPDLGRRVLLTVGRTGIGAFAHLRDVDFVARCVEPPKPPLPPRVHIVLDRGPFTVEEETALLRAHRVETLVAKDSGGSATSAKLAAARDLALPVVVVRRPPLPEGVWAVTDVPGVLDRLGLRPT; this comes from the coding sequence GTGTCGGCGCACGTCCTCGTCCTCGGCGGGACCACGGAGGCCCGCGTCCTGGTCGCCGACCTGGCCGGGCGGGCCGGCGTGCGCGTCACCACCTCGCTCGCGGGACGCGTGGGACGGCCGGGCCCGCTCGCCGGGGAGGTGCGCACCGGGGGGTTCGGCGGCCCCGAGGGGCTGGCCGCCTGGCTGCGCGCGCACCGGGTGACCGCGCTGGTGGACGCCACCCATCCCTTCGCCCAGGCCATCACCGCCCACGCCGTGCGGGCAGCCGAGTCGGCGGCGGTGCCCCTGGTCGTGGTGCGGCGCCCTGGCTGGTGTCCGGTGCCCGGAGACCGTTGGCACCCCGTCGAGTCGCTCGCCGAGGCCGCCGAACTCCTTCCCGACCTGGGACGGCGGGTCCTCCTCACCGTCGGCCGGACCGGCATCGGAGCCTTCGCGCACCTGCGGGACGTGGACTTCGTCGCCCGATGTGTGGAGCCTCCGAAACCGCCGCTGCCACCCCGTGTCCACATCGTGCTGGATCGCGGACCGTTCACCGTCGAGGAGGAGACGGCCCTGCTCCGCGCGCATCGCGTCGAGACACTGGTGGCCAAGGACAGTGGAGGGAGCGCCACGTCCGCGAAGCTCGCCGCCGCCCGCGATCTCGCCCTGCCCGTCGTCGTCGTGCGCAGGCCGCCGCTACCCGAGGGGGTGTGGGCGGTGACCGACGTCCCCGGAGTCCTGGACCGTCTCGGCCTGCGCCCCACCTGA